In the genome of Paenibacillus pabuli, one region contains:
- the lepB gene encoding signal peptidase I, translating to MNSNNLSTEHAASEERNGPGVPEQPGKSWGAELWDWVKTIVIAFVIMMLLNLFVFNLSMVKGQSMQPTLVERDRLFVNKIVYDFGTPSRSDVIVLRDPSEGVEKKDFLVKRIVGIPGDTVEVRDHRLFVNGDQQAETYTDTEVQDPDFGPITLEEDHYFVMGDNRHEGKSKDSRVFGSITSSEIVGRAEFIFWPFSEIKKL from the coding sequence TTGAACTCCAACAATCTTTCAACAGAGCATGCGGCCTCCGAGGAACGAAACGGTCCGGGAGTGCCTGAACAACCGGGGAAATCCTGGGGTGCAGAGCTTTGGGACTGGGTGAAAACCATAGTGATTGCCTTTGTAATCATGATGCTGTTGAACCTGTTTGTATTCAATCTTTCAATGGTCAAAGGTCAATCCATGCAGCCTACGCTGGTTGAGCGGGATCGTCTGTTTGTAAATAAAATTGTATATGATTTTGGGACACCGTCCCGATCAGATGTCATTGTGCTTCGTGATCCAAGCGAAGGTGTGGAGAAAAAAGATTTTCTGGTCAAACGGATTGTCGGAATTCCTGGAGACACGGTTGAAGTAAGGGACCATCGTTTATTCGTGAATGGAGATCAGCAAGCGGAAACGTATACGGATACGGAGGTTCAGGACCCTGATTTTGGACCAATTACACTGGAAGAGGATCATTACTTTGTGATGGGAGATAATCGTCATGAAGGCAAGAGCAAGGATAGCCGTGTGTTTGGCAGCATTACATCCAGTGAAATTGTAGGCAGGGCGGAGTTTATTTTTTGGCCGTTCTCGGAAATTAAAAAACTGTAA
- the queG gene encoding tRNA epoxyqueuosine(34) reductase QueG: MTSVQTGAAKAAAVWEKLKQEIKAAAPEMGIDDIGFASAEPFVTLKSILEQHRAKGFESGFEEPDIEKRVRPALKDGEPASLIAIAVAYPSKMVNPPKSEPGAYRGILARSAWGQDYHQVLRAAMDKLVDFIRERVPEAMIESMVDTGALVDRAVSQRAGIGFSAKNCAIISPKFGSWIFLGELVTNIPFQPDNPVTEDCGECTKCIDACPTGALVGPGQLNAQRCISFVTQTKGFVDEEFMLKIGNRLYGCDTCQIVCPKNRGKNWDHHPEFHPDPEIVKPLLIPLLDIGNREFKERFGQSSAAWRGKKPIQRNAVIALGNFKDKTAVPKLTEVLKRDPRPELRGTAAWALSRIGGEDAMRAVGEAAANEQDENVLSMLQKAKERLSSSETLPDKPQAKQVSNMKSEEQNEQNKTPEQENGQATEPAKPEAAAWKPSAVTGLHGTPVYYDEVLTPIGTLTLCATEKGLCHIDFGAFHVREAHLQQWARTWIGEYRYEKNEEKLSEAAQQLKQYFAGERKAFELKLDLFGTPFQLQVWQVLSDISYGEASTHQQVAEIIGRPKAVRAVLDAISKNPIPIIIPCHRISGKDGTLVGYVGGLQTKEQLLTLEQQS, translated from the coding sequence ATGACGAGTGTACAGACCGGAGCAGCAAAGGCAGCAGCTGTATGGGAGAAATTAAAACAAGAGATCAAGGCAGCTGCTCCCGAGATGGGTATTGATGATATAGGATTTGCTTCAGCAGAGCCGTTCGTGACATTAAAATCCATATTGGAGCAACATCGGGCCAAAGGATTTGAGTCCGGATTTGAGGAGCCTGATATTGAGAAAAGAGTGCGTCCCGCATTGAAAGATGGCGAGCCTGCTTCGCTTATTGCGATTGCCGTGGCTTATCCATCGAAGATGGTCAATCCGCCAAAGTCGGAGCCGGGTGCATACCGCGGTATTCTGGCTCGTTCCGCCTGGGGGCAGGATTATCACCAGGTCCTGCGCGCCGCAATGGACAAGCTGGTTGATTTTATACGTGAACGCGTCCCTGAAGCCATGATCGAAAGCATGGTTGACACGGGGGCGTTGGTGGATCGTGCTGTTTCCCAGCGCGCAGGGATTGGATTCAGTGCCAAGAACTGTGCCATTATATCGCCCAAATTCGGCTCATGGATCTTTCTCGGAGAACTGGTCACGAATATCCCGTTTCAGCCGGATAACCCGGTGACTGAGGATTGTGGTGAATGTACGAAGTGTATTGATGCCTGTCCAACAGGAGCACTGGTGGGGCCGGGACAATTGAATGCACAGCGCTGCATTTCGTTTGTGACCCAGACGAAGGGCTTCGTGGATGAAGAGTTTATGCTGAAAATTGGCAATCGTCTATACGGTTGTGATACCTGTCAGATTGTTTGTCCGAAGAATCGGGGTAAAAACTGGGACCACCATCCGGAGTTTCATCCCGATCCGGAGATTGTAAAACCGCTGCTGATACCGCTGCTTGACATCGGTAACCGTGAATTCAAAGAGCGCTTTGGCCAAAGCTCAGCCGCTTGGCGGGGCAAGAAGCCAATCCAGCGCAATGCCGTGATTGCCCTGGGCAATTTCAAAGACAAAACCGCTGTACCGAAACTAACCGAGGTACTGAAGCGTGATCCGCGTCCCGAGCTGCGGGGAACTGCAGCCTGGGCGCTGAGCAGAATTGGAGGAGAAGACGCAATGAGAGCCGTTGGGGAAGCTGCCGCTAACGAACAAGATGAGAACGTGCTAAGCATGCTGCAGAAGGCCAAGGAACGATTGAGTTCATCCGAGACCTTACCCGATAAGCCTCAGGCAAAGCAAGTGAGCAACATGAAGTCTGAGGAGCAGAATGAACAGAATAAGACACCCGAACAGGAAAATGGACAAGCGACAGAGCCTGCCAAACCCGAAGCTGCCGCATGGAAACCATCAGCTGTAACAGGCCTGCACGGTACGCCGGTTTATTACGATGAGGTGCTGACGCCGATTGGCACACTCACGCTCTGTGCTACGGAAAAGGGCCTGTGTCACATTGATTTCGGTGCTTTCCATGTCCGCGAGGCACATCTGCAACAATGGGCCCGTACATGGATTGGCGAATATCGATATGAGAAAAATGAAGAGAAGCTGAGTGAAGCAGCACAACAGTTGAAGCAGTATTTTGCAGGAGAACGAAAAGCATTTGAACTGAAGCTCGATTTGTTTGGAACACCATTCCAGCTACAAGTATGGCAAGTCCTGTCCGATATATCTTATGGAGAGGCCTCAACACACCAACAGGTTGCGGAAATCATCGGCAGGCCCAAAGCTGTTCGAGCAGTTCTGGATGCGATTAGCAAAAATCCGATTCCGATTATTATTCCCTGTCACCGCATCAGCGGTAAAGATGGAACCCTGGTGGGTTATGTAGGCGGGCTGCAAACCAAAGAGCAATTGCTCACATTGGAGCAGCAATCGTAA
- a CDS encoding HD-GYP domain-containing protein, translating into MKYVNVESVEAGDLLGKTIYSGNGTVLLSAGVQLTVFMVNTLKRIGVTMLYIQDEAYKDVDTEDILDEATKKAVINEMSVTLDSIRSGKDWSPKKVAISIDKLLNDVLNGRELLVQLTDIRTKDNAQYVHAMNVCLLSSVMGLNLGLNYVQLKDLAVGALLHDIGKVGEPPGSGSAANSSLHHTWKGFELIKSKREFNLLVAHTALQHHEHVDGTGLPRGIKGKDIHLFAKIVSAANTYDNLINGLSGRSMLPHEACEEMMAMSGTKLDRDVLIEFNRSVSVYPNGTAVRLSTKETGVIVRQHRGLPGRPVIRVARGNTRYDLDVIEVDLAQQTTVFIEAVLM; encoded by the coding sequence ATGAAGTATGTTAACGTGGAGAGCGTGGAGGCGGGGGACCTTTTGGGTAAAACCATATATTCCGGCAACGGCACGGTATTGCTGTCTGCCGGAGTCCAGCTCACCGTATTTATGGTTAATACGCTGAAGCGTATTGGCGTAACCATGCTGTACATCCAAGATGAAGCGTATAAAGATGTGGATACAGAAGATATTTTGGATGAAGCCACGAAAAAGGCAGTAATTAATGAAATGAGTGTTACGCTCGATTCTATTCGTTCCGGGAAGGACTGGAGCCCGAAGAAGGTCGCCATCAGCATAGATAAATTGTTGAACGATGTTCTGAACGGGCGTGAACTGCTTGTTCAGCTCACAGATATTCGGACCAAAGATAACGCGCAGTATGTTCATGCCATGAATGTATGTTTGCTGTCTTCTGTCATGGGTCTGAATCTGGGGCTTAACTATGTGCAGCTCAAGGATCTGGCCGTTGGTGCTCTATTGCATGACATTGGCAAAGTAGGGGAGCCACCCGGCAGCGGTTCAGCAGCGAATTCCTCCCTGCATCACACATGGAAAGGGTTCGAGTTAATCAAATCCAAACGGGAGTTCAATTTACTTGTGGCTCATACGGCTCTGCAGCATCATGAGCATGTGGATGGTACGGGGCTTCCGAGAGGCATTAAGGGAAAAGACATCCATCTCTTCGCCAAAATTGTCAGTGCAGCTAACACGTATGATAATCTGATTAATGGTTTGTCAGGTCGAAGCATGCTGCCACATGAAGCTTGTGAAGAGATGATGGCCATGTCTGGCACGAAGCTGGATCGTGATGTATTGATCGAGTTCAACCGGAGTGTATCCGTCTATCCGAATGGAACAGCAGTTCGATTGTCTACCAAAGAGACCGGAGTCATTGTGCGGCAGCACCGGGGGCTGCCCGGCAGGCCGGTCATTCGGGTTGCGCGTGGTAATACACGCTATGATCTGGATGTGATTGAAGTGGATCTGGCTCAGCAAACAACCGTTTTCATAGAGGCGGTACTGATGTAA
- a CDS encoding GNAT family N-acetyltransferase yields MHVRSFQLSDASQMTELLQVALSEECYENTMGPFARQLSWDSDLIMVAEEEGDLVGALIGTIDHNQGCIYRIAVHPDYRRRGVGKKLVETMEQRFQQRKVSQIWVAGDEHNKVAMPLYEAMGYGANQIMSAFQKLSILSKA; encoded by the coding sequence ATGCACGTTCGTTCCTTTCAGTTGAGTGATGCAAGCCAGATGACAGAGCTTCTCCAGGTTGCACTATCGGAAGAGTGTTATGAGAACACGATGGGCCCGTTTGCCCGTCAATTGTCATGGGATTCTGACCTGATCATGGTTGCGGAAGAAGAGGGAGACCTCGTCGGCGCTTTGATCGGTACGATTGACCACAACCAGGGATGCATCTATCGTATTGCGGTCCATCCAGACTATCGTCGCCGCGGAGTCGGCAAAAAACTTGTCGAGACTATGGAACAAAGGTTCCAGCAGCGTAAAGTCAGTCAAATATGGGTGGCGGGTGATGAGCACAACAAAGTAGCCATGCCTCTATATGAAGCAATGGGTTACGGTGCCAATCAGATTATGAGCGCTTTCCAGAAACTCAGTATCTTGTCCAAAGCTTAG
- the mutY gene encoding A/G-specific adenine glycosylase, producing the protein MGLLEQKRHFSVNLLDWYMVNRRDLPWRRHNNPYFTWVSEIMLQQTRVDTVIPYFNRFIGNFPTVQALAEAPEEEVLKNWEGLGYYSRARNLQAAARQVMELHGGEMPQDKQAVFALKGVGPYTAGAILSIAFNQPQPAVDGNVMRVLSRYFLIDEDIMKGSTRVLMEELAGELIPEGRARDFNQALMELGALVCTPKAPHCLTCPVMEQCSGRIAGRELTLPVKTKAKPPRPEQRLVAIVEGRGAHRGRVLVRQRPATGLLARMWELPHVLAAPVAAGKAAGPLADERAMALLAGSLWAEGFAARPEALATHAEHVFSHIVWSLQVYKCTEQDQSNELPLIAAEARAAYDAQAAAKESTASAESRPSAAQASESGITDAANISGSLDEQDEPLSVFAASSLGGDVLTGKGDGLTYRWIGPEDMDKMAFPNIFLKLISSYFAGAYGHVNE; encoded by the coding sequence ATGGGTTTATTGGAACAGAAACGACATTTCAGCGTGAATTTGCTGGACTGGTATATGGTCAACAGACGGGATTTGCCGTGGCGTCGCCACAACAATCCTTATTTTACGTGGGTATCGGAGATTATGCTGCAGCAGACTCGGGTGGATACGGTGATTCCGTATTTCAACCGTTTTATTGGGAATTTCCCGACTGTGCAGGCTCTGGCTGAAGCACCGGAAGAAGAGGTTTTGAAAAATTGGGAGGGGCTCGGATATTATTCGCGTGCCCGTAACCTTCAGGCGGCTGCCAGACAAGTCATGGAATTGCACGGTGGGGAGATGCCGCAGGACAAGCAGGCAGTCTTTGCGTTAAAAGGAGTGGGCCCGTATACAGCCGGGGCCATTCTCAGCATTGCCTTCAACCAGCCGCAGCCAGCGGTGGATGGCAATGTGATGCGGGTCCTGTCCCGATACTTCCTCATTGATGAGGACATTATGAAGGGCAGCACCCGGGTGTTGATGGAAGAGCTCGCGGGAGAGCTCATTCCGGAAGGGCGTGCGCGTGATTTCAATCAGGCGCTGATGGAACTTGGCGCGCTGGTGTGCACGCCCAAAGCGCCGCACTGCCTGACTTGCCCGGTCATGGAGCAATGTTCCGGCCGCATCGCCGGACGGGAGCTCACGCTGCCGGTCAAGACCAAGGCGAAGCCGCCGCGCCCTGAGCAGCGGCTGGTCGCCATTGTGGAGGGCCGCGGTGCCCATCGCGGCCGTGTACTTGTGCGCCAGCGCCCAGCGACGGGCCTGTTGGCCCGCATGTGGGAGCTGCCGCATGTGCTGGCGGCGCCCGTCGCAGCCGGCAAGGCGGCGGGGCCGCTGGCCGATGAGCGTGCCATGGCTTTGCTGGCCGGCAGTCTGTGGGCGGAAGGCTTCGCTGCCCGCCCGGAAGCGCTGGCTACCCATGCGGAGCATGTGTTCAGCCACATCGTCTGGAGCCTGCAGGTGTACAAGTGCACCGAGCAGGACCAGAGTAACGAGCTTCCGCTAATCGCCGCGGAAGCCAGAGCCGCCTACGATGCACAGGCTGCTGCCAAAGAAAGCACTGCTTCAGCCGAATCCAGGCCTTCCGCAGCCCAAGCATCGGAGTCAGGCATCACCGATGCAGCCAATATCTCAGGCTCGCTTGATGAGCAGGACGAGCCGTTGTCAGTCTTTGCCGCAAGTAGCCTGGGCGGTGATGTACTGACAGGTAAAGGCGATGGCTTGACCTACCGCTGGATCGGTCCGGAAGACATGGACAAGATGGCATTCCCGAACATATTTCTGAAGCTGATCAGCAGTTATTTTGCCGGAGCTTATGGTCATGTGAATGAATAA
- a CDS encoding superoxide dismutase: protein MTFQLPALPYANDALEPHIDAQTMEIHHDRHHNTYVTNLNAALESAPELQGKSLEDLIANLDSVPEGIRTAVRNNGGGHANHSLFWEIIGPNGGGAPTGDIAAAIDSELGGFDKFKEDFAKAATTRFGSGWAWLVVGKDGKLSITSTPNQDSPLFEGLTPVLGLDVWEHAYYLKYQNKRPDYIGAFWNVINWDEVNKRYAAAK, encoded by the coding sequence ATGACTTTTCAATTACCAGCACTTCCTTACGCTAACGACGCACTGGAACCACATATTGATGCGCAAACGATGGAAATCCACCACGATCGCCATCACAATACTTACGTAACGAACCTGAACGCAGCTCTGGAAAGCGCTCCTGAACTGCAAGGTAAAAGCCTGGAAGACCTGATTGCTAACCTTGACAGCGTACCAGAAGGTATCCGCACAGCGGTTCGCAACAATGGTGGCGGGCATGCTAACCACAGCTTGTTCTGGGAAATCATCGGACCTAACGGCGGCGGCGCTCCTACTGGCGACATCGCAGCAGCAATCGATAGCGAACTGGGCGGCTTTGACAAATTCAAAGAAGATTTTGCAAAAGCAGCTACAACTCGTTTCGGTTCCGGTTGGGCTTGGCTCGTTGTTGGTAAAGATGGCAAATTGTCCATCACTAGCACACCTAACCAAGACAGCCCTCTCTTCGAAGGTCTGACTCCGGTTCTGGGTCTGGATGTATGGGAGCACGCTTACTACCTGAAATATCAAAACAAACGCCCTGACTACATCGGTGCTTTCTGGAATGTAATCAACTGGGATGAAGTAAACAAACGTTACGCTGCAGCGAAATAA